One window of the Podospora pseudocomata strain CBS 415.72m chromosome 7, whole genome shotgun sequence genome contains the following:
- a CDS encoding hypothetical protein (COG:G; EggNog:ENOG503NYDJ), which produces MSKAATTTYTVELPSDAENASRSTARASFQVDDSPPSEDDQAQGLTKSVLLKLASAAFSFFVSGVNDGSIGALIPHIIRDYGVTTAIVSALYAASFVGWLSAALSNTHLNHRLDLGAMMVLGAAFQVVAHALRAWPTPPFGLFITTFWFASIGQAFQDTQANTYVATEKGLTVHRWLGFIHAMYMAGCLVAPFAASPIASSPSGDGSSQWYLFYTVPLGLGVANLALAMVAFRDTFRLRPRVRALDPGTVAPEKSASALIKETLTTRSVWVISLFFFFHLGVCITAGGWVVEYLVDVRDGDLRQMGYVPAGFSGGCLLGRLLLPDPTHKFGERRMIFIYCLFCLAFQLVFWL; this is translated from the exons ATGTCCAAAGCAGCCACAACCACTTACACAGTTGAACTTCCGAGCGATGCCGAGAATGCATCACGATCCACAGCAAGAGCTTCTTTTCAAGTGGACGACTCTCCCCCCTCTGAAGATGATCAGGCCCAAGGGCTCACCAAGTCGGTTCTTTTGAAGCTCGCCAGCGCTGCTTTCTCGTTTTTTGTGTCCGGTGTCAACGACGGTAGCATCGGTGCCTTGATACCACACATCATCCGCGACTATGGTGTAACTACTGCCATTGTGTCTGCCCT ATATGCGGCGAGTTTCGTGGGCTGGTTATCCGCCGCCTTGTCCAACACACATCTCAATCATCGCCTTGATCTTGGAGCTATGATGGTTTTAGGCGCTGCCTTCCAAGTCGTCGCCCATGCACTGAGAGCATGGCCCACGCCGCCGTTTGGCTTGTTCATCACTACCTTCTGGTTTGCCAGCATCGGACAGGCTTTCCAGGACACACAGGCAAACACCTACGTCGCCACGGAGAAGGGTCTGACTGTTCACCGCTGGCTTGGTTTTATCCATGCCATGTACATGGCAGGATGTCTCGTTGCGCCATTCGCTGCCTCCCCCATCGCGTCATCGCCTTCCGGAGACGGATCTTCGCAGTGGTACTTGTTTTACACCGTACCTCTGGGCTTGGGTGTTGCTAACTTGGCACTGGCCATGGTGGCATTTCGGGATACATTCCGCCTTCGACCCCGTGTGCGTGCTCTTGATCCCGGTACTGTGGCTCCCGAGAAAAGCGCTTCGGCCCTCATCAAAGAGACCCTCACGACGCGAAGCGTTTGGGTAATCAGtctgtttttcttcttccatctcgGGGTTTGCATCACCGCTGGTGGATGGGTTGTGGAATATCTCGTGGATGTCCGCGATGGCGACTTGAGGCAGATGGGATACGTTCCAGCTGGGTTCAGCGGCGGTTGTCTCTTGGGTCGCCTCCTTCTGCCCGATCCAACACACAAATTCGGCGAGCGGCGGATGATATTCATATACTGCCTGTTCTGTCTAGCGTTTCAGCTGGTATTCTGGCTGTAA
- a CDS encoding hypothetical protein (EggNog:ENOG503P0N2) — protein MEDKGQGAHLSGLPTWDDPQISSVSCLRFPADLVGFMAGITGSNVPKWLNFGGQWVSRFNGMAKSRRPAPTTATLPRDHDHKSAPFPDLFPTYTLRCCSSCSNGGNQDRDDQDKRARCCPHERDWMKCPSSDTPQATTMTSPSVYDNFVWREISPGIWQRDADEAEVFYSSLVKQYAGSGRMHFAITGHVSLTIPVLEGQDATAVAPRFDAALQAAWLRLRHQLPSIGAQVHFDSHEQKWKKTYTILPDDGARAAWLDKTFHFITNGQTGVEWANSDPPAPELATLFVVAVPTSPNSGVRRDIVLRSPHDIIDGIGTLQLLNAFVHHASQAMGECSTMQLAIFDGSETARLSPPYRVAAAVPPVPTPEQKAKQAALQEANNAPQDLAVRSIGIPYRQGAHLPGKHQRVAHTISADRVSSLLAALKAIGATPTHAFHAAIAMVVRDLHTESLSAPPDAGALVKYINYILRNERQNCQPPFNGPHHAAAVYHSVSGAKLAVTMPATVFTDASKRDDEFLDILAQMRQFYHSVRDDKDHFALAPYIWTAATPSLPLPQSENDKWDIPVPSPNSKPSVSISSMGLIDKLIVSRVGEVEVHNPWVTGEELGTGLGLFLGTFRGEMELSAAFNEAWHTAEEVHGFLDRCERIVFGWVDRR, from the coding sequence ATGGAGGACAAGGGCCAAGGAGCGCATTTGTCAGGGTTGCCAACTTGGGATGATCCCCAGATCTCGTCGGTGTCATGCCTTCGTTTCCCCGCTGATTTGGTGGGTTTTATGGCGGGGATCACCGGCTCAAACGTGCCGAAATGGCTAAACTTCGGTGGGCAGTGGGTGTCTCGCTTCAATGGCATGGCTAAAAGTCGGAGACCTGCACCAACCACGGCCACTCTGCCGAGAGATCACGATCACAAAAGTGCTCCTTTTCCCGACCTTTTCCCGACTTACACGCTCCGTTgttgctcttcttgctcAAATGGCGGAAATCAAGaccgagatgatcaagatAAAAGGGCGAGGTGCTGTCCTCACGAGAGAGATTGGATGAAATGTCCAAGTTCAGACACACCTCAAGCAACCACCATGACATCTCCCTCAGTCTACGACAACTTTGTCTGGCGCGAGATCAGCCCTGGCATTTGGCAGCGTGACGCcgacgaggccgaggtgTTCTACTCTTCTTTGGTCAAACAGTACGCAGGGAGCGGCCGCATGCACTTCGCTATCACTGGCCATGTGTCGTTGACTATCCCGGTTCTCGAAGGCCAGGATGCCACTGCGGTCGCGCCCAGATTCGACGCAGCTCTACAAGCCGCATGGCTGAGACTTCGACACCAACTTCCCAGCATCGGTGCCCAAGTTCACTTTGACAGCCATGAGCagaagtggaagaagacaTACACGATTTTGCCCGACGACGGCGCCCGCGCCGCCTGGCTTGACAAGACGTTTCATTTCATTACAAACGGGCAGACTGGAGTGGAATGGGCCAATTCGGACCCTCCTGCTCCAGAGCTTGCGACATTGTTTGTCGTTGCCGTACCTACTTCTCCTAACTCAGGGGTCCGCCGTGACATCGTCCTTCGCTCCCCTCACGACATCATTGATGGCATTGGCACTCTACAACTTCTCAATGCCTTCGTTCATCACGCCTCACAAGCTATGGGTGAGTGCTCGACCATGCAACTTGCCATCTTCGATGGCTCCGAGACAGCACGCCTGAGTCCACCTTATCGGGTGGCTGCCGCTGTTCCTCCAGTTCCCACTCCCGAGCAGAAAGCGAAACAAGCAGCACTACAAGAGGCCAACAACGCACCCCAAGATCTAGCAGTCAGGAGCATCGGCATTCCATATCGTCAAGGCGCTCACTTACCTGGTAAACATCAACGAGTCGCTCATACCATTTCTGCCGATCGCGTCTCCTCACTGCTGGCGGCGCTCAAGGCTATTGGTGCGACGCCGACCCATGCGTTCCACGCTGCCATTGCCATGGTAGTCCGCGATCTCCACACTGAGAGCCTCTCGGCGCCGCCTGATGCTGGCGCCTTGGTCAAGTACATCAACTACATTCTTCGGAATGAGCGTCAAAACTGTCAGCCGCCTTTCAACGGGCCCCATCATGCAGCAGCCGTTTATCACTCTGTTTCTGGGGCCAAGCTTGCTGTAACGATGCCGGCCACCGTCTTTACCGATGCCAGCAAACGAGACGACGAATTTCTCGATATCTTGGCTCAAATGCGACAGTTCTACCACTCCGTGCGTGATGACAAAGACCACTTTGCTCTGGCACCATACATCTGGACGGCAgccaccccttcccttccattGCCTCAATCCGAGAACGATAAGTGGGATATTCCGGTCCCGTCGCCCAATTCCAAGCCCTCTGTCTCCATTTCCAGCATGGGCCTCATCGATAAACTAATTGTTTCGCGCGTCGGTGAGGTAGAGGTTCACAACCCCTGGGTGACCGGTGAGGAGCTGGGCACTGGACTGGGGTTGTTTCTCGGGACATTTAGAGGGGAGATGGAGCTTAGTGCCGCGTTCAACGAAGCGTGGCATACAGCGGAAGAGGTCCACGGGTTTTTGGACAGGTGCGAGAGGATTgtttttggttgggttgatcgtagatga